The proteins below are encoded in one region of Syngnathus acus chromosome 2, fSynAcu1.2, whole genome shotgun sequence:
- the LOC119130920 gene encoding calsequestrin-2-like — MHLSLLCTLCLHFVLLCGAEEGLEFPNFDGRDRVLDINERSYKKALKRFDLLCLFYHEPVPANKGLQKRFQMTELVLELTAQVLENKDIGFGMVDAQKDAKVAKKLGLEEVGSLYVFKDDRIIEFDGELSADTLVEFLLDVLEDPVEIINNAMELRAFERIEEDIRLIGYFKGEDLYYKAFQEASERFQPYIKFFATFDKSVAKHLSLKMNEVNFYEPFMEEPVVLPGRPLSEMEIVDFVNQHRRATLRKLRAENMFETWEDDTDGIHIVAFAEEEDPDGYEFLEILKDVARDNTNNPDLSIVWIDPDDFPLLTTYWEKTFKLDLFRPQIGVVNVTDADSVWLDMSNDEDLPTAEELEDWIEDVLSGRVNTEDDDDDFEEDSDEDSDEELIEDGDNSLDQEYDLDD; from the exons ATGCACCTGTCTCTGCTTTGCACCCTCtgccttcattttgttttgctttgtgggGCAGAGGAAGGTCTTGAATTTCCCAACTTTGATGGCAGGGACAGAGTGTTGGACATCAACGAGCGCAGCTACAAGAAGGCTTTGAAGAGATTTGACCTGCTTTGTCTGTTCTACCACGAGCCCGTGCCTGCCAACAAAGGCCTGCAGAAGCGCTTCCAGATGACCGAGCTGGTCCTCGAG CTAACAGCTCAGGTACTGGAGAACAAAGATATTGGATTTGGGATGGTGGACGCTCAGAAAGATGCCAAAGTAGCCAAGAAGCTCG GCCTCGAAGAGGTGGGAAGCCTGTATGTCTTCAAGGATGATCGCATCATTGAGTTTGATGGAGAACTGTCAGCAGACACTCTTGTGGAGTTCCTTCTAGAT GTGCTGGAGGACCCAGTGGAAATAATCAACAACGCAATGGAGCTCCGAGCCTTCGAAAGGATAGAGGAAGACATTCGCCTCATTGGTTACTTCAAAGGAGAGGATTTAT ACTACAAAGCTTTTCAGGAGGCCTCGGAGCGTTTTCAACCGTACATCAAGTTCTTTGCCACATTTGATAAATCT GTGGCCAAACATCTCTCCCTCAAGATGAACGAGGTGAATTTTTATGAGCCCTTCATGGAGGAGCCCGTTGTCCTGCCTGGCAGACCTCTATCTGAAATGGAGATTGTAGACTTTGTCAATCAACACAGGAG GGCCACTCTGAGGAAGCTCCGGGCAGAGAACATGTTTGAGACATGG GAGGATGACACGGATGGAATCCATATTGTCGCATTTGCCGAAGAGGAGGATCCAG ATGGCTATGAATTCCTGGAGATCTTAAAGGACGTGGCGAGAGACAACACCAACAACCCGGATCTCAGCATTGTCTGGATTGATCCGGATGACTTCCCTCTG CTCACCACTTACTGGGAAAAGACCTTCAAGTTGGACTTGTTCAGGCCTCAGATTGGTGTGGTCAACGTCACAGAT GCCGACAGTGTGTGGCTAGACATGTCCAACGACGAAGACCTGCCCACTGCCGAGGAGCTAGAGGACTGGATCGAGGACGTCCTGTCGGGCAGAGTTAACACGGaagacgacgatgacgacttTGAAGAGGACTCTGACGAGGACTCTGACGAAGAACTGATAGAAGACGGCGACAACAGCCTTGACCAAGAGTATGACCTAGATGACTGA
- the poglut1 gene encoding protein O-glucosyltransferase 1, translating into MKRWYLWIFVFVLQVCILSLRCEAGKLTIRDMISKALGEYTRCNSANCSCHLQVLQQDLAPFRGGISENVMSLTVQRGVGTHYQIIGHKLYREHNCMFPARCSGVEHFILQVIDKLPDLEMVVNVRDYPQVPNWVQPTLPIFSFSKTSDYQDIMYPAWTFWEGGPAVWPIYPTGLGRWDLMRDDLKKSEAQWPWQKKESKGFFRGSRTSPERDPLILLSREMPELVDAEYTKNQAWKSDKDTLGRPPAKEIPLVEHCKYKYLFNFRGVAASFRFKHLFLCGSLVFHVGDEWQEFFYPQLKPWVHYIPVKQDLSDVRELLQFVKDNDSVAQEIAIRGMEFILEHLQMHDVSCYWERLLTEFSQLLTYRPKRRNNYSQIMHKPGKTEL; encoded by the exons ATGAAGCGGTGGTATCTGtggatttttgtgtttgtgctgcaaGTGTGCATTTTGTCCTTGCGCTGTGAAGCAG GCAAGCTGACAATAAGGGACATGATATCTAAGGCTCTTGGAGAATATACTCGGTGTAACTCTGCCAACTGTAGTTGCCATCTACA GGTCTTGCAGCAAGACTTGGCTCCCTTTCGTGGAGGAATTTCGGAGAATGTCATGTCTTTGACAGTCCAAAGAGGGGTGGGCACCCACTACCAGATCATTGGGCATAAATTGTACAGGGAACATAACTGCATGTTTCCAGCCAG GTGCAGTGGGGTTGAGCATTTCATATTACAGGTGATTGACAAGCTACCCGATTTGGAGATGGTGGTAAATGTCAGGGATTATCCTCAAGTGCCCAACTGGGTGCAACCAACCTTGCCTATTTTCTCCTTTAGTAAG ACTTCAGACTACCAGGACATCATGTACCCAGCGTGGACGTTTTGGGAGGGCGGCCCTGCTGTGTGGCCCATATATCCCACTGGGCTTGGAAGATGGGATCTAATGAGGGATGATCTCAAAAA GTCTGAAGCTCAGTGGCCCTGGCAGAAGAAAGAGTCCAAAGGTTTCTTCAGAGGATCTAG AACAAGTCCAGAGCGTGACCCGCTGATCCTGCTTTCACGAGAGATGCCAGAATTAGTGGATGCAGAATACACAAAGAACCAGGCCTGGAAGTCTGACAAG GACACTCTCGGGAGACCACCAGCCAAAGAAATCCCACTGGTTGAACACTGCAAGTACAA gtatttattcaactttcGAGGAGTGGCCGCCAGCTTTCGTTTCAAGCATCTCTTTCTTTGCGGTTCGCTGGTGTTTCACGTGGGGGACGAATGGCAAGAGTTTTTCTACCCGCAGCTCAAGCCCTGGGTGCACTACATCCCGGTGAAGCAGGATCTCTCTGATGTCAG AGAATTACTACAGTTTGTTAAAGACAATGATTCCGTCGCACAAGAAATTGCCATAAG AGGGATGGAGTTCATCTTGGAGCACCTGCAAATGCACGATGTTTCCTGCTACTGGGAGCGACTCCTCACAGAGTTCAGTCAGCTTCTTACCTATCGACCCAAAAGACGCAACAACTACAGTCAGATAATGCACAAGCCTGGCAAGACAGAGCTATGA
- the timmdc1 gene encoding complex I assembly factor TIMMDC1, mitochondrial yields MHPEQPTTGFTLRRRLADSAPRGTLSTGPVRGLSQSAKAPRFCPLFPRVHAADMASAQPAQMPSSPSSTCAAPPQPIPAPALPSNIGKPDFPDTGWDRIKDLFQKDATQGYPEEVTNVVKSGLVASIAGLIYGGLPAARHAKQRYIQLSQAELYTSRVEAVRLAHNAAIRGFVRYGLRWSWRVAAFVTLFNSVSTGLSVYRDKYTVGNFVAAGAVTGGVFRLNLGLRGLVAGTIIGAALGIPTGAVIISMLSVTGESMRERRRRERRETYEMKLAEWSARLELTDELIGDLTVTSKAEEVERDLKRIQDLLNLPQNDAAQDSSSQ; encoded by the exons ATGCATCCAGAGCAGCCCACAACAGGCTTCACCCTTCGGAGGCGACTGGCAGATTCGGCCCCTCGGGGCACGTTGAGCACCGGGCCAGTGCGGGGCCTGAGCCAGAGCGCCAAAGCTCCTCGCTTCTGCCCCCTGTTCCCCAGGGTCCatgcagctgacatggcttcTGCCCAGCCCGCGCAGATGCCCTCGTCTCCCTCCTCCACCTGCGCGGCTCCTCCGCAGCCCATCCCTGCCCCCGCCTTGCCAAGCAACATAGGCAAGCCAGACTTCCCAGACACGGGCTGGGACCGCATTAAGGATCTCTTTCAAAAAGA TGCGACTCAGGGTTATCCAGAGGAGGTGACCAACGTGGTAAAAAGTGGCCTTGTGGCCTCTATAGCGGGCTTGATCTACGGAGGCCTGCCGGCAGCTCGCCACGCTAAGCAGCGCTACATCCAGCTGAGCCAGGCAGAACTCTACACCAGTCGTGTGGAAGCAGTG CGTTTGGCCCACAACGCAGCTATCCGAGGTTTTGTGAGATATGGACTCCGATGGAGCTGGAGAGTTGCTGCTTTTGTTACCTTGTTCAA TTCTGTAAGCACAGGACTGTCAGTTTACCGTGACAAGTACACCGTTGGCAATTTTGTTGCAGCTGGAG CTGTGACCGGAGGGGTTTTCCGACTAAACTTGGGCCTGCGAGGCCTAGTAGCAGGCACCATCATCGGAGCAGCACTCGG GATTCCTACGGGCGCTGTGATCATTAGCATGCTGTCAGTGACGGGAGAAAGTATGCGAGAAAGGAGGCGGCGAGAGCGCAGGGAGACTTACGAGATGAAACTTGCAGAGTG GTCGGCACGACTTGAGCTGACGGATGAGTTGATAGGTGACCTGACCGTGACTTCAAAGGCGGAGGAGGTCGAACGGGACTTGAAGAGGATCCAGGACCTCCTCAATTTACCGCAGAATGATGCGGCGCAGGACTCGAGCAGCCAATGA